The stretch of DNA GCAAACGCATATGACGTTCAAGAGAGAAATGTGGGCGGCAACGTGCGGGCTGCTGGCtgtcctccttgaggcACAAGATCGGTCAGGTCGAGCAAATCGTCCAGCGCGTTTTCCACCATCTACATGCGCTGAAAGTCCAGCGCGTTTCCACCTACGTGCGTTAAAAGTCCAGCGCGATTCCACCATCTACATGCGCTGAAAAGTCCAAGATGCTCGCCTAGTACGTCCCGTAATGGAACGCCTCCACTGGTTCAAGTTGAACAGGTTACTGTGCTGCGATTACGCTCCCATCAAGAGCTGGCGCGCCCCGAACACATCCAAGACAAAGTCCCGAAAGGTGCAGGTAGCCTTGTGAATGAAGCGCAACACGACCTTCATCTCCGCAATAAACTACAAATCGACAGTGACGTaccaccacccaaccccacgGTTCTTTGCGTTGGTCGCGTACGCAAGCACGTTGCCCGGATGCCAGGATAGCGCGGTCGCATGGCCCATACAAGGGATGCGAGCGATCACTTCCCCGTTGCCAACAGCGAAGATGGTGATGACGGCCtcatcgccgccaaccGCGAGAAACTCGCCGTCGGTGCTGAACGACAGGTGGCGGACGGGGGCGGCGTACTCGTCCCACGTCCTTGTGGCCGCCAATGTGGTtgtggagaggagggaaaGACGCGCGTCGTGCCCGCCAACCGCGTAGTATCTGTTGTCAGTTGGATAGAGGAGAGACTCACCGTCCACGAGGGTCGACGGCTAATGCAAGAGAGAGGCCGATGGACACGCCCTTTCTGGGGCCTCGCTCGAGCTGGATTTGGCGCGTGTGGGCTTCGCGTGCGGCGCGGGCTACGGCGGAGGCAGCATCTTTCTCGGATTGTGTAGGGGAGGGTGCGCGGGAAGGCTGGGTGGACGCGGCGAGTGCTCCGGCGGATAGGGTGGCGGGTGCAGGAGTGCCGGGTGCTGGGGTGCGTGCAGGAGTAGGGAGAGCTGGCTCGGCAGGGGACGCAGGGGCGGGAGACGCGTCGGCCATGGCTGCGTCGCCGTCTgtcgcggcgtcggcggcgctggacTCTGCTTGCCGGGCTggttcgtcgtcgtcggcctttCCTTCCGGCTTGTCCGTCCCGTCCGCTTCGTCGCCCTCCGCGCCTTCGCCTTCGCCCGTCTCGTCTTCCGCAaccacctctccctctccttcaccggtcctctctccctctccctctccctctccatctccatctccctcgccctcgccctctccctcgccctctccctctccctctccctcgccctcagTTTCGGGCACCACGATCACCTCTGGCGCCTCGGGTGTCGGCTCCCTCTCcacaacctcggcctcttcctcagcctcctccttctcctcggtacgcgcgcgcttggccgGTCGCTCGGCCGTCTGGCCCCGCACAATCTCGTCGACGGGGTAGAACCACGTGTTGAGCGCGCCGTCCTGGTTCACGGCTAGGCCGGACCCGCCTCCGTTCCCGAAACGGAACGAGTTGACTTGCTGCGGTCAGCATATCCCTTGTTTCCGGcccctctcctcgctcacctcctctccgccggGTACCCCCGCGCCGTTAATCTgcacgtcctcgcgctTAGCCCACACCCCGTCCTTGAGGTGGTAGAAGAACACTACATCCCGCTCGATGCGCGGACACACCGCCGCAAAATGCCGCCCTGACGGATGGAAGGCGACGTGCAGCACGTCGCCAGGTATGCTGAACTGCGTTGCTGTGCCCGCAGAAACGTCCCACACTGCGACGACAGAGTcaccgcgcgcgccttTACATCCTGACACGAGGATGTTGGAGTCGGTAGGCGACCACGCCAGGCTGCCGACGTTACCGCGGTGCGGGCTCTCTCCCTTGGGAGGGAGGCTTGTTGGCCTGTCGGTGATGACCCCCGCGGCAACGGGATAGAGGCGGAGTACGCGCGTTTCGTGTCCGACCGCCAAGCGGGTTCCGTCGTTATTAAAGGCGAGGGTACGGATGAATGGTGATCCTCCAGAGCGCACCTCTGTCGGGCGGCCGAGTTTGGGAACCTGGTGTCAGaaaggaggggaggaggacgtacGGTTAGGCCGCGCGCGGCAAAGGTGCGCGATGGGTAGGCATTGTACCGCAGAAATCCGTCGAGTGTGTCCTTTTTGGTGTCCTTTTTGGCTGCATCGGTGGCGACTGCTGCCATGGCGAGTATGTGATTGTGGGTGAGTGGATGTTGTGAGAGTGTTGAGTATGAATGGATTGTTCAATGTTGGATCGTTGAAACAGGCAGGCACGGTCACGTGGATTCCTAATGTGTAGATACGAATTGAGCTACTAATGCGGATTCTAatcaaggtcgaggtaACTTGGAAACAGTGGGGTACCCCACAATTCACCTGGGTCACTCGGCCCGGCTAAGTGCGCCTCCACCCGAGACTGTCAACTTGACTATCcactctccatctctccatccttGACCTCTTGACGTCTGGACAAAATGCTGCGCCGCTCCGTCTTCCAGGCCGTGCGCGTCTCTCGCCTCAACCCCGCGTACCGGGCAAGCTCTCCGGTGCGGCAGACCTCGGCTGCCGTCTCAGTCCTGGCCCGCACAtactcctccccctccccagTGCGCGACTACGAGGCCCAGCTCCGCGGCATGCTCGACCAGGCGG from Cutaneotrichosporon cavernicola HIS019 DNA, chromosome: 7b encodes:
- a CDS encoding uncharacterized protein (WD domain, G-beta repeat), which codes for MAAVATDAAKKDTKKDTLDGFLRYNAYPSRTFAARGLTVPKLGRPTEVRSGGSPFIRTLAFNNDGTRLAVGHETRVLRLYPVAAGVITDRPTSLPPKGESPHRGNVGSLAWSPTDSNILVSGCKGARGDSVVAVWDVSAGTATQFSIPGDVLHVAFHPSGRHFAAVCPRIERDVVFFYHLKDGVWAKREDVQINGAGVPGGEEQVNSFRFGNGGGSGLAVNQDGALNTWFYPVDEIVRGQTAERPAKRARTEEKEEAEEEAEVVEREPTPEAPEVIVVPETEGEGEGEGEGEGEGEGEGDGDGEGEGEGERTGEGEGEVVAEDETGEGEGAEGDEADGTDKPEGKADDDEPARQAESSAADAATDGDAAMADASPAPASPAEPALPTPARTPAPGTPAPATLSAGALAASTQPSRAPSPTQSEKDAASAVARAAREAHTRQIQLERGPRKGVSIGLSLALAVDPRGRYYAVGGHDARLSLLSTTTLAATRTWDEYAAPVRHLSFSTDGEFLAVGGDEAVITIFAVGNGEVIARIPCMGHATALSWHPGNVLAYATNAKNRGVGWWYVTVDL